From Odontesthes bonariensis isolate fOdoBon6 chromosome 21, fOdoBon6.hap1, whole genome shotgun sequence, a single genomic window includes:
- the ttyh3a gene encoding protein tweety homolog 3 isoform X1, whose product MAAVVSYSPPWWVNLLHRLPHFNFKLEQTSSDFQPEDWTYQQSILLLGGVAFTCLAVDLLFLLIYSICLCCRRNKNEEQPSADCCCTAWCVIIATLVCSAGIAVGFYGNGETCDGVNRLTYSLRHANRTITGVQKLVYDGTSSLNQTVDGNLQQLEGQYAQHADYLSIIQKLQGQLDELVRQMVAIPFWDSRNISLEELAVSIELYDWYRWLGYIVLLLFDVLICLLVLFGLIRNSKGTLMGVCLFGVVALIISWVSLGMELAVSASSSDFCVSPDTYITKVVDQYGVLNRETLQYYLGCSVEQTNPFQQRLSGSHKALVEMQDDVSELLRSAAREYKQTKDSLEEIQGILNTTEISLHQLTALVDCRSLHMDYVQGMTGLCYDGLEGLIYLVFFSFVTALMFSSIVCSVPHTWRGKRSDDDSEDESLSHGGRQNHDNLYRVHMPSLYSCGSSYGSETSIPATAHTVSNAPVTEYIAQNANFQNSRCENTPLIERESPPPSYTSSMRAKYLANSRPDPNSRPDPNSRPEPNNPPAH is encoded by the exons ATGGCAGCTGTGGTTAGCTACTCTCCACCATGGTGGGTGAACCTGCTGCACAGGCTGCCCCACTTCAACTTCAAGTTGGAGCAAACGAGCAGTGATTTCCAACCGGAAGACTGGACATATCAACAG tccatcctgctgctgggAGGCGTGGCGTTCACCTGTCTGGCTGTCGACCTCTTGTTCCTGCTCATCTATTCCATCTGTCTGTGCTGCCGGCGGAACAAAAATGAGGAGCAGCCCAGTGCCGATTGTTGCTGCACCGCCTGGTGCGTCATCATCGCAACACTTGTGTGCAG TGCTGGCATTGCTGTCGGTTTCTATGGGAACGGCGAGACTTGCGATGGGGTGAACCGGCTGACGTATTCCCTCCGCCATGCTAACCGCACAATCACTGGAGTACAAAAACTG GTATATGACGGTACATCCTCACTGAACCAGACAGTAGATGGCAATCTGCAACAGCTTGAGGGCCAGTATGCACAGCATGCAGACTACCTGTCCATCATCCAAAAGCTGCAGGGCCAGCTGGATGAGCTGGTCAGACAGATGGTGGCGATTCCCTTCTGGGACAGCCGCAACATCTCCCTGGAAGAGTTGGCCGTCAGCATTGAGCTATATGACTGGTATCG GTGGCTGGGCTACATAGTCCTGCTACTGTTCGATGTCCTTATCTGCCTTCTGGTGCTGTTTGGCCTCATTCGCAACTCCAAGGGAACGCTTATGGG GGTGTGCTTGTTTGGTGTAGTGGCTCTTATAATCAGCTGGGTCTCGCTGGGAATGGAGTTGGCTGTCTCTGCG AGCTCCAGTGACTTTTGTGTTTCTCCCGATACATATATTACCAAAGTGGTGGACCAGTATGGAGTCCTCAACCGAG AAACCCTGCAGTACTACCTTGGATGCAGTGTGGAACAAACCAACCCCTTCCAGCAG aggcTTTCTGGGAGCCACAAAGCATTAGTGGAGATGCAGGACGATGTGTCTGAGCTGCTCCGCTCTGCCGCCAGAGAATATAAACAGACCAAG GATAGTTTGGAGGAGATCCAGGGGATCCTGAACACCACAGAGATCAGCCTTCATCAGCTCACTGCACTGGTGGACTGCCGCAGCCTGCACATG GACTATGTCCAGGGCATGACAGGACTGTGCTACGATGGGTTGGAGGGCCTCATCTACCTCGTGTTCTTCTCTTTCGTCACAGCTCTCATGTTCAGCTCAATTGTCTGCAGTGTGCCTCACACCTGGCGGGGCAAGCG GAGCGATGACGACAGTGAAGACGAGTCTCTGAGCCACGGAGGAAGGCAAAACCATGACAACCTGTACCGGGTCCACATGCCCAGCCTGTACAGCTGTGGCAGCAGCTACGGCAGCGAGACCTCCATCCCTGCTACAGCCCACACTGTCAGCAACGCACCCGTCACAGAGTACAT AGCTCAGAATGCCAACTTCCAGAACTCTCGCTGTGAAAACACGCCACTGATAGAACGGGAGTCTCCTCCTCCCTCG TACACCTCCAGCATGCGGGCAAAGTACCTGGCCAACAGCCGACCAGATCCCAACAGCCGACCAGATCCCAACAGCCGACCAGAGCCCAACAACCCTCCCGCACATTAG
- the ttyh3a gene encoding protein tweety homolog 3 isoform X2, with product MAAVVSYSPPWWVNLLHRLPHFNFKLEQTSSDFQPEDWTYQQSILLLGGVAFTCLAVDLLFLLIYSICLCCRRNKNEEQPSADCCCTAWCVIIATLVCSAGIAVGFYGNGETCDGVNRLTYSLRHANRTITGVQKLVYDGTSSLNQTVDGNLQQLEGQYAQHADYLSIIQKLQGQLDELVRQMVAIPFWDSRNISLEELAVSIELYDWYRWLGYIVLLLFDVLICLLVLFGLIRNSKGTLMGVCLFGVVALIISWVSLGMELAVSASSSDFCVSPDTYITKVVDQYGVLNRETLQYYLGCSVEQTNPFQQRLSGSHKALVEMQDDVSELLRSAAREYKQTKDSLEEIQGILNTTEISLHQLTALVDCRSLHMDYVQGMTGLCYDGLEGLIYLVFFSFVTALMFSSIVCSVPHTWRGKRSDDDSEDESLSHGGRQNHDNLYRVHMPSLYSCGSSYGSETSIPATAHTVSNAPVTEYIAQNANFQNSRCENTPLIERESPPPSLYLTAADSNSGHCWQLKPSESSRSFW from the exons ATGGCAGCTGTGGTTAGCTACTCTCCACCATGGTGGGTGAACCTGCTGCACAGGCTGCCCCACTTCAACTTCAAGTTGGAGCAAACGAGCAGTGATTTCCAACCGGAAGACTGGACATATCAACAG tccatcctgctgctgggAGGCGTGGCGTTCACCTGTCTGGCTGTCGACCTCTTGTTCCTGCTCATCTATTCCATCTGTCTGTGCTGCCGGCGGAACAAAAATGAGGAGCAGCCCAGTGCCGATTGTTGCTGCACCGCCTGGTGCGTCATCATCGCAACACTTGTGTGCAG TGCTGGCATTGCTGTCGGTTTCTATGGGAACGGCGAGACTTGCGATGGGGTGAACCGGCTGACGTATTCCCTCCGCCATGCTAACCGCACAATCACTGGAGTACAAAAACTG GTATATGACGGTACATCCTCACTGAACCAGACAGTAGATGGCAATCTGCAACAGCTTGAGGGCCAGTATGCACAGCATGCAGACTACCTGTCCATCATCCAAAAGCTGCAGGGCCAGCTGGATGAGCTGGTCAGACAGATGGTGGCGATTCCCTTCTGGGACAGCCGCAACATCTCCCTGGAAGAGTTGGCCGTCAGCATTGAGCTATATGACTGGTATCG GTGGCTGGGCTACATAGTCCTGCTACTGTTCGATGTCCTTATCTGCCTTCTGGTGCTGTTTGGCCTCATTCGCAACTCCAAGGGAACGCTTATGGG GGTGTGCTTGTTTGGTGTAGTGGCTCTTATAATCAGCTGGGTCTCGCTGGGAATGGAGTTGGCTGTCTCTGCG AGCTCCAGTGACTTTTGTGTTTCTCCCGATACATATATTACCAAAGTGGTGGACCAGTATGGAGTCCTCAACCGAG AAACCCTGCAGTACTACCTTGGATGCAGTGTGGAACAAACCAACCCCTTCCAGCAG aggcTTTCTGGGAGCCACAAAGCATTAGTGGAGATGCAGGACGATGTGTCTGAGCTGCTCCGCTCTGCCGCCAGAGAATATAAACAGACCAAG GATAGTTTGGAGGAGATCCAGGGGATCCTGAACACCACAGAGATCAGCCTTCATCAGCTCACTGCACTGGTGGACTGCCGCAGCCTGCACATG GACTATGTCCAGGGCATGACAGGACTGTGCTACGATGGGTTGGAGGGCCTCATCTACCTCGTGTTCTTCTCTTTCGTCACAGCTCTCATGTTCAGCTCAATTGTCTGCAGTGTGCCTCACACCTGGCGGGGCAAGCG GAGCGATGACGACAGTGAAGACGAGTCTCTGAGCCACGGAGGAAGGCAAAACCATGACAACCTGTACCGGGTCCACATGCCCAGCCTGTACAGCTGTGGCAGCAGCTACGGCAGCGAGACCTCCATCCCTGCTACAGCCCACACTGTCAGCAACGCACCCGTCACAGAGTACAT AGCTCAGAATGCCAACTTCCAGAACTCTCGCTGTGAAAACACGCCACTGATAGAACGGGAGTCTCCTCCTCCCTCG TTGTATTTGACTGCTGCGGACAGTAACAGCGGTCACTGCTGGCAGTTAAAGCCCTCGGAGAGTTCAAGGTCGTTTTGGTAA